The genomic window aaagttccataATAGTCCATACCATTTTCAGCGAAAGCAATCCAACCACCATGTCTGAATCCCAAAACCACGTCGTTCCAATTCCCGGCCCCCCACCAGAAGAACAGCATCAAGAGCCAAAAGAGGGCCAGAACCACGTAGTTCCAATTCCCGGTCCCCCACCAGAAGAACAGCACCAAAAGCCAAAAGAGGGCCAGATTTTCTCTCCGTCTCCAGTATTGGAGCACCGGCGGGGATGGGAGGGCAACGACAGCAACACACTGATCGTGGTGGCGACTCTGATCACGGCGTTAACGTACCAGTTGGGAACCAACATCCCTGGTGGCTGCTGGCAGGACGACGAGCATGGTCATGTGGCGGGGGACCCCATCATGCGCGACAAGCACCGGAAGCGGTACTGGCTCTTCATGACCGCCAGTTGGGTGGGCTTCGGCAGCTCCATGCTCATGACGGTGTACCTGCTCACCGGAGTGCCGGTGGAGTCTCGCCGGGTCCGGTGGCCGTTCGTGGTGGCTTACTCCAGCCTCATGTTGACCTTCATCACCTCGCAGCCCAGGACTTCGCTCGCCATGGACCTGGCCCTGTGGGTCTGCCTCCTGCTTTTCCTGTGGGTTGCCATCAGCTTTAAAAACTGGGAAGAGAGAGTGAAGAATTCATTCAAGAGGACCCCTTGATGTAGATGATAACCGAACATGAAACTTTTGAGGCTAGCTAAGAGGACTTTGAGCCTGCCGATCggtatacatagatacatattgGTGTGCACATTCCATTCTAGTATGTAACAGGAGAGAAGAAGGAAACTATGTGCCATGAGGCGGTGTTgtgttgttatgattattaggaCCATACAATGGTAGTCTATTTCAAAATTAACcagttgaataaatttttttcctGGGAAATTGTCAAGTAATGGCTACTTTTATGCTTTGATATATGCAATCTTGTTTCCATTTGTTTTATTTGGAAGCCTCTACTTTGCAATCTCCACCTTATGTGCTGACAGAAGCTTTCAAGGCATCTTCCTCATCCCAAGGTGCCAATTTGATGAAAGACTGATTTATGTTGATGGATAATAAATATTAGCTAATGTGCTTATACACAGGGAGTCGCTAAATTCCTTCTATGTTTCACAGCTTGGAGGATGGGCGAGCAAACTTTTGAACTCATAATGAAGCTTCTGCCTCtcaatctatctatctatatatgtatgtatatatcaagTAAAATTTAGATTCTTCCATTCTCCCTGAAAATTGTCCTATCAATTTCATTCCTTTCAAGTCTAGTCATAAAACAGAGTTTCTCATACTGTAGAGTGGTTCTCATTCTTTTATGAATTATAGTGAAAGAGGAATTTTACATGCAAAAAGGCTCCACTTGGTCACTTGGCCAATCCTGGTACCATAGTAGCATTGATTCCATAGTGTTCTACCTGTGGATCAACATGGATATTTTATCAAAAGAAACGAGCTAAATccataaaaatatactttttttcCACTGTCATCATAGTACTAAtaatgtagatgacatcctgccTCTctgaaattctttttttttttaatttcagctCCGTCATGCAAATCAGAGGACATTATAACTTGTTTCTAGCTAAGTCAACCTCAAGCTTGACTTAAGCTCGGTATGATGTAAAAAAACCATTTTTTGGGGGCAAGCATCATTAATGCTGCACTTTGTCGATGAGCAGCATAGAATTAGTCCAAAACACCTTGATAATAACTTTTCTTGGTGAATTCAGGAAAGGAAACTACGGAAGCTTCGCAACTTCTTCGCCTCCCGTCGTTCATCAGCAGGCCTAGCTCAGTGTGGCTAAGTGGGGAAGGGGTTGGCGACATAGGACGCGGTAAGAAATAGTCGGCGAGGTCTCTGTCCGGAAGTTTCCGAGTAGCTCATCGGCTTTTGTGCGGTTTCACATAAGTCGTTGGAAAAACTTCAACCTCTCCTTGGTAGTTGCTTTCTGGACCTTTCGGCTCGGTACAAGACTAGCTGCCACTTGTCAAATATGTATCATGGAATGCTACCGGATCTTACTTTGGAAAAATACGTTGTTCATGTACAAAAACAGAAaaacgaaatgaaaagaaaagaaaaaaaaaaaaatggttcatGGACCACATCGCCAGCCAGAGATGCTTGAATCCAAAGCATTTTGAGCAGGCTCAAGTCAATGATTTAGGCCCATCTAGTTGGTCGGCCCAAGTTAGGCCTGAAAAATAGATCTATCTTAGTGTCTAATAAACGATGGGCTTAGGCTTGAGATTAAAACTCGGCCcaactcttttttttattttgcttgtTTTATTTGTTTGGGTTTGATATGTTTGCAAGTGTAATTGATAATTGTTGTTGATCTGTCAGCTAATTATATAATAAACATGTTGTTTGCAATATTTAATTATTCATAttcactatttttaaattttttttatttttaatatttttttagttttacaTAATTTAAAAATGACCATGAAGTCTAAGTCCCGACTCAAAGCCTAAACAAGAGTCGACCTCAAAGAAGATTAGGCCAAGTCGGGCTGTTCGAGCCTGGATTTAAGAAAATTATCTTGACATTTGGACAAGACCAAATCTGATCTATAAACAAGCCTATTTGGAAAAAATACTGTCTCTTGCCCTCCAAGCAAAAGATGAGGGGTGTTACCTATCATGGATAGACAAGGTTTTCTCTTTTAACCTTTAATTAATTTTCTGATTTTGTGAGCAATGGTTCATTTTTTTGGACCCCTAAGTTACAATACCAGTGAAAATAGGTGAAAGGAGATGTAAAGGATAGTGTATAGTATTGGAACCTTTTATCTTATTGTCATAACAGTCCACACACACACAATGTTAGTTACTCGCTAGACTGCGGTTGTTATAGCCACTGTTGTCGGACATGGGCATGCTCTGACTGTCGAGGGTCGGAGCCACTAGGGTTGTTGCTGTTGAGGACCGCCACCATGGGGTTGGTCAATGTAGAATCCCTcctttgttcttttttttcttctcattcttcATTCCTTTTCCCCCTTATCGGCTGATTGTCGTCGTTGATGATATTGCGGCTAAGTACCATCCTTGGTTATCGCCAACCTCTTCATTGGTgtgatagagagaaagagaggaaagaaggggATAGTCCCCTAttttggaagaagaaaaagaaaaagaggaaaagaaagaaagtcatcctctttcttttttctctctttatctctcaaattttctctctctttatgtgaGTTATTAAAGCTAGAAGAAACTTCTACTTGTGGACCCCAAGTTGACCCCTGGTGAGAGGTTCAAAGATAGTATTATGGGCGAATACCCATCTTATGGCATTTAATCCGATCTTCATGGGCTATCCATGGAcccatcatcaaaaatatttgacTTATTATCCAAACCTTGATTGGACACTCATCTATTGATTTGAAGAACTTGATTACTCTATTCTGATTGATTAGGACTGCTGAATGCTGGCTAATGTCGATGCACAGTCAGCCTTATCTTCATTATGCTTATCTTTTCCTATGATCGATATTAATTTAATGTAGAAGTGCAATTGGTTAGACAAGAATTGCTGAGCAATTACACTTTAGTTTTTCAATCAAAGTAAAATCCTaacttcttatttatttatttaatctcgaattagacgagatagaaaaattagatttaagagtAATTTAGATATTAGAGCTTTGATATTAAGAAACTagcaataatttatttattttgttatgTTAATATTTGATCAAAGATGAGCTGGATTTATACTGATTGATTGGACATATTTGACATGGACTAATAAATAATTGTGATCGAGTTTACTGTAAATAAGAATCATTACACATGATGATattattatatactaattaaatcaTTGGATTTATAACGTTAGTTTTGTTTCAATAGATTTATATTGATGGATTTGACTTTATATGAGGCAATATcattttcatatgattttttgacatgagtacattatgtcttgattatatatatatatatatatatatatatatatatatatatatatatatatatatatatatatatatattagtgatTGATAATATAATTATATGGCTATGATATACTTATCTTGAACATACCATCAATTtaaaattgatttgataaaattaacatAATAATTGGATGGATAAAAAATAGTTTGGACTAATCTTGTCATGTAGATAGCCTTTACGGACTTATGTATGAGATAGTCTCCAAGAGCTTATATCTCGGACAGCCTTCATGGACTTACATATAGAATAGTCCCAGAAGCTTATGATTGGGATAGTTTCCACGAACTTATATATAGGATAGCTTCTAGAAGCTTATACTTGAAATAGCCAGCTCGAAACTTATACTTGAGATAGCCTCTATCGATTTATGCATGAGATAGTCTCTAAAAGTTTATGGATAGGATAGCCACCACAGGGCTTACGTGTTGAAATTTGATTAGATATAAATTGAAACGtgatcttggttagtccaaaatcagaaagaaaaatattagtaaaattctaaaattatgaTAAGATGAacatataaaatatatgaaaatcaatgctaaataaaaaatttcactTGTTGGCATGTCATGATATATACTTCTCTTTTGATAATGGATGATTTATACATGTTTAtatgaatatttgagttattttaGTTATTGGATATAAGACTTCATAtcttatatttttactctgatatTGCTTATcactattttaaaattatattattatattggtatggATGTGTGAAGATTTTTGCTGGACTGTAAATCTCATAAcccccttctttctttttctttttcaaagttaTAGGACACTTGTATTTGGCTATGGATGGAATCacggtcaaaaggaatgaatagATAGAGCATGATTGATACAGTTGGATGGCTATATTTTATAATTgtataagttttcttatttgttataaaattagatcattattatttatggatattgaggttataatagattttaagacCTTAAATGATCTCTAAGATGTCGCTTTAGGATCCATACGGGCATATCTCATGGCCGACCTCGATGTTGGGTTTGGAGTATGataaagtgatatcagagcttaggttaagaTCACTTGAGACTGTGACATaagtgaaataaaatttgagattatGATCACTAGGGATACGATAGAAGTAGccgaaaagatttaaaatttagatttcaaaccataagatattatgataaaatttatatataaatagcgTACGATTTGTACAAAGAGCTAGACGAGTTATGTCTTTAATTTCGATAAGTAGGGTTTGACCTAAGTACAAAAATTATTGACTATGAAATAAAATGCGATATATTGATAGGTTATGTTGCGATGTGTATACTTGTTCGATTATTATTTAGATGATTTTAGAATTCTAAACTTGATATGGGTGCAAATCATGATAATACTTTAATTTGGTTATAAATTATTGGTTACACATTTTGagtttatcatttaaaaattgtTTAAGACATGGCCTAAGAAAGAGTTTCATAATATGAATGATATATTTGAGGGTTGAAGCTATACGTGGAGTATGAATGAAACCGACatatataagaaaatatatcTGTGATGctgtaaatatatttaatttttttattgatcgaaTAGATTTTATCATGAGAGTATATGACTTGCATCTTATTACAATCTTTGATAattcaaattatcatatttggaTCAGACTACCTAATCTTCCTTATATTTAATGGAGATCATCGAGAGTGTTAAACTTCAAGTTAAAGTTTAGATTATGAGCTAATCTAAGATACTTGTTGTTATTACTGAATTGAgaaaagaaattgattttgaaagatttgtatgaGTTTAGTATATAAGAGACAAAATTTTAAGTGAGTATGTCGATTGATGCTAGGGATCATAGTGAAGGAATCTTTAAGAGAAATAATCAagtaaattctactcataaggaCATTGAGTATGGCTCCTTTTATTTGTTGAAatttgatattaataattttataagaaaaatttatttaaaattgttTAAATAATTGTCAAGTAAATTAAAGGTTAActcatttcaaatttattatattttagactTATTTTGAAATTGGATAGAAACATCAGTTCTTTGATTTGGAAGTTATTATGATAGAAGATGAGTTCGTTTTCAAGTAAAATAAGATTTTACTAGTGAGGAAAAAAGAATGCTGTTGATGCTCTGACTAATTTAGGTATAGTTAGGCAATTTTCATCAGTAGGTTCTCTTATAGTAGATAATGCCAAGGAGAACTCTAAATATCTCAAATTtagtattaaataattttttgattagtttcaaatctgaaatattttgatatgaatttttttttatcttagatATTGTTACTTGATTTGGATGTAGGAGCTTAAGAtttttctaagataaaaatcGAATTATTAAATCATGAGGAAggttaaaagaagaaagaaggctaTAATTATGAAGAGTGCTCgatattcaaactttcttttattTCTATTACAAGTAATTTGAGATGATTATTATTTCTATGTGAAGTTAGTCAATTAATATCATGAATAAAGAATTTtggtatattaatataatattgaaATATTAGTGTTCTTTGAAAAAATGAAAGGAATGAGTTCCGAGATGCCACATAATTCTTTGTGTCAAGATTT from Elaeis guineensis isolate ETL-2024a chromosome 4, EG11, whole genome shotgun sequence includes these protein-coding regions:
- the LOC105042593 gene encoding uncharacterized protein — protein: MSESQNHVVPIPGPPPEEQHQEPKEGQNHVVPIPGPPPEEQHQKPKEGQIFSPSPVLEHRRGWEGNDSNTLIVVATLITALTYQLGTNIPGGCWQDDEHGHVAGDPIMRDKHRKRYWLFMTASWVGFGSSMLMTVYLLTGVPVESRRVRWPFVVAYSSLMLTFITSQPRTSLAMDLALWVCLLLFLWVAISFKNWEERVKNSFKRTP